A genomic stretch from Malus domestica chromosome 15, GDT2T_hap1 includes:
- the LOC103423458 gene encoding alcohol acyltransferase 9-like has product MLKSQEQLPNCYYPTQPILIRPNSPTPKHCLHLSNLDDQNFLRFSIKYLYLFKKSVSLETLKHALSKVLVGYYPLAGRLRTSADHDQKLEVDCNGEGAVFAEAFMDITAQDFLELSSKPNRSWRKLLYRVEALSFLDIPPLVIQVTNLRCGGMIMCTAINHCLSDGIGTSQFLHAWAHITGKPDLDPPIQPIHSRHVLKSRSPPKATFPHPQFTLTSNNGHVDIMRLLQSQPLIPTSLTFTHSDILHLKRQCTPSLKCSTFETLASHTWRSWIKSLNLPPSLNIKLLFSVNIRKTLNPQIPQGYYGNGFVLACAETTVKDLVGANLRHGVKLVQQSKQDLNDEYVRSMIDLLEEKTLKMDLGASLVISQWAKLGLEELDFGEGKPLHMGPLTSDVYCLFLPVVGDFDAVRVLVSVPESLVEKFEYYMTEFFTAEEINGDHRANGFHAEDPMEY; this is encoded by the exons ATGTTAAAATCTCAAGAACAACTTCCAAATTGTTACTACCCAACTCAGCCAATATTAATCCGCCCAAACTCCCCAACCCCAAAGCATTGCCTCCACCTCTCAAATCTCGACGACCAAAATTTTCTCAGATTCTCCATCAAATATCTCTACCTTTTCAAAAAATCTGTCAGCTTAGAAACCCTAAAACATGCCCTCTCTAAAGTCCTCGTTGGCTACTACCCATTGGCTGGGAGGTTGAGGACGAGCGCTGACCATGATCAGAAGCTCGAGGTTGACTGCAATGGAGAAGGTGCTGTATTTGCCGAGGCTTTCATGGACATCACTGCTCAGGATTTTCTTGAACTTTCCAGCAAACCAAACAGGTCTTGGAGAAAACTCTTATACAGGGTGGAAGCCCTCAGTTTCTTGGATATCCCTCCTCTTGTTATTCAG GTTACAAATCTCCGTTGTGGTGGAATGATCATGTGTACAGCAATCAATCACTGTTTAAGCGACGGCATCGGCACATCTCAGTTCTTACACGCGTGGGCCCACATAACAGGCAAGCCAGATCTCGATCCACCAATCCAACCGATCCACTCTCGCCACGTGTTAAAATCCCGGAGTCCCCCAAAGGCAACCTTCCCTCATCCTCAATTTACCCTAACAAGCAACAACGGCCACGTGGATATCATGAGGCTGCTCCAATCGCAGCCGCTCATCCCCACATCCTTAACCTTCACCCACTCGGATATCCTGCACCTCAAGAGACAATGCACACCATCGCTAAAATGCAGCACCTTCGAAACCCTAGCATCTCACACGTGGCGCTCCTGGATTAAATCATTGAATCTGCCACCCTCTCTCAACATCAAGCTCCTCTTCTCAGTGAACATACGAAAAACGTTAAACCCTCAAATCCCACAGGGCTACTACGGCAACGGGTTCGTGCTAGCATGCGCCGAAACCACCGTGAAGGATCTAGTCGGTGCTAACTTGCGCCACGGTGTTAAGTTGGTTCAACAATCTAAACAAGATCTTAATGATGAGTATGTAAGGTCGATGATTGACTTATTGGAGGAGAAAACATTGAAGATGGATCTGGGCGCGAGTTTGGTTATATCACAGTGGGCGAAGTTAGGGTTAGAGGAGTTGGATTTTGGAGAAGGGAAGCCATTGCATATGGGGCCTCTCACGAGTGATGTTTACTGCTTGTTTTTACCAGTTGTTGGAGATTTCGACGCTGTGAGAGTTCTTGTGTCCGTGCCCGAAAGCTTGGTTGAGAAATTTGAATATTACATGACAGAATTTTTTACTGCTGAAGAAATAAATGGAGATCATCGTGCTAATGGATTCCATGCAGAAGATCCAATGGAATATTAA